In the genome of Brienomyrus brachyistius isolate T26 chromosome 17, BBRACH_0.4, whole genome shotgun sequence, one region contains:
- the usp16 gene encoding ubiquitin carboxyl-terminal hydrolase 16 isoform X2, with product MGKKRKEKRDNEIFDHTDVSCTHIRKGIDKNFLKKTSQLLNWNTCQDCGDESGTEEATVEDQEHAGAPVIWVCLRCGHRGCGRTSENQHAIKHYEKPHSDTHCLVLGLENWSVWCYLCDDEVQYSSTGQLAQLVGNVKKQAVSEPSRSATQKKVTEEPRVSEVEQSASVENPAAETKTVTQRKGGRRDGGDRNGQKVLAGSAGSSLSVRGLSNLGNTCFFNAVVQNLSQTRLFRKVLKDILDDKPTVSITPDTSTKLEPISIQLEQPGSLTVAMSNLLNEIQETEKSVITPKDLFTQVCKKAARFKGFQQQDSQELLRYLLDGMRAEETKRYSLGISAALKTSGKDAESEELKKMIKEYEKNGAPKNFVDQVFGGELTSTVMCKECKTVSLVTEIFLDLSLPVSDEAYRKKNQKKVTQKPGEDRKPDSTMPAAHMDDDALSGVGSKYQQKKAKKQAKRQAKNQRRQQKLSGKTLFTSEDLPEPKEGEGGALQREGGEPEAEEPGERPGETGNSENTEEQLESDDPPRGAVLEPETVTVSSAKNPFEALSEDPDMGEENEDGGETNEGETNEGDDLAEELHSLSLNTAFVTPDDVELDLEDGDPPVNTQEYTVVNQDPSMAFSSLASRAAPEKEECSIYSCLYQFTEVENLTKSNSLLCVTCSKCQTKPADGARKKVYTDGLKQMLVSLLPPVLTLHLKRFQQVGYSVCKVNRHVHFPQILDLAPFCSVNCKNLAEGVTQVLYALYGVVEHSGTMRSGHYTAYVKARLSSQSAAVNGLTARGDPEPEKGSWYHISDTSIQPVPESKVQSSQAYLLFYERIS from the exons ATGGGGAAAAAGAGAAAGGAGAAGAGAGATAATGAGATATTTGACCACACAG ATGTATCCTGTACCCACATCCGCAAGGGAATAGACAAGAACTTTCTGAAGAAAACCTCACAGCTTTTAAACTGGAACACCTGTCAGGACTGTGGTGATGAGTCAGGAACTGAAGAGGCCACGGTGGAGGACCAGGAGCATGCCGGAGCCCCCGTGATCTGGGTCTGCCTGCGGTGTGGCCATCGG GGATGCGGGAGGACCTCTGAGAATCAGCACGCCATTAAGCACTATGAGAAGCCCCATTCAGATACACATTGTCTGGTTCTCGGTCTAGAAAACTGGAGCGTGTG GTGCTACCTCTGTGATGATGAAGTCCAATATTCCAGTACTGGGCAGCTGGCTCAGTTGGTGGGCAATGTGAAAAAGCAAGCTGTCTCAGAACCCAGTAGGAGTGCGACCCAGAAGA AAGTGACGGAGGAGCCTAGGGTATCGGAGGTGGAGCAGTCAGCCTCGGTGGAGAATCCTGCTGCTGAGACCAAGACGGTCACGCAGAGgaaaggtgggaggagagatggAGGGGACCGGAATGGCCAGAAGGTCCTCGCAGGAAGCGCTGGCTCCTCACTCTCGGTCAGAGGCCTCAGTAACCTTGGAAACACCTGCTTCTTTAACGCCGTCGTTCAG AACCTCTCCCAGACTCGACTCTTCAGGAAGGTCCTTAAAGATATCCTGGATGATAAACCTACGGTTTCCATAACGCCGGACACCTCCACCAAGCTG GAGCCTATATCGATCCAGTTGGAACAACCGGGATCGCTCACCGTAGCCATGTCCAATCTGCTGAATGAGATCCAGGAGACCGAGAAGAGTGTGATCACTCCCAAGGACCTTTTCACGCAGGTTTGCAAAAA ggcGGCCAGGTTCAAGGGCTTCCAGCAGCAGGACAGTCAGGAGCTGCTGCGATACCTCCTGGATGGCATGAGGGCCGAGGAGACGAAG AGGTATAGTTTGGGGATTTCTGCAGCTTTGAAAACCTCTGGAAAAGACGCAGAATCTGAAGAACTGAAGAAGATGATCAAAG AGTATGAAAAGAATGGAGCCCCAAAGAACTTTGTGGACCAGGTGTTTGGCGGAGAGCTGACCAGCACAGTTATGTGTAAAGAGTGTAAAACG GTGTCCCTGGTGACTGAGATATTTCTTGACTTATCACTGCCTGTGTCAGATGAG GCCTACAGGAAGAAGAATCAGAAGAAGGTGACGCAGAAACCTGGTGAGGACAGGAAGCCAGACTCCACCATGCCAGCTGCGCACATGGATGACGATGCCCTCTCCGGCGTGGGCAGCAAGTATCAGCAGAAGAAGGCTAAGAAGCAGGCGAAGAGGCAGGCGAAG AACCAAAGGCGACAGCAGAAACTGTCAGGAAAGACACTCTTCACCAGCGAAGATTTACCTGAACCCAAAGAGGGGGAAGGGGGTGCTTTgcagagggaggggggagagccTGAGGCAGAGGAGCCTGGGGAACGACCTGGGGAAACTGGAAACTCAGAAAACACTGAAGAGCAGCTGGAATCTGACGATCCTCCAAGGGGCGCTGTTTTAGAACCCGAAACAGTTACTGTGTCTTCTGCCAAAAACCCCTTCGAGGCACTGTCCGAAGATCCAGACATGGGGGAGGAGAACGAGGATGGGGGAGAAACCAACGAGGGAGAAACCAACGAGGGAGACGATCTGGCGGAGGAGCTCCACTCTCTCTCCCTGAACACGGCCTTCGTTACCCCCGATGACGTGGAGCTGGACTTGGAGGATGGGGATCCACCTGTCAACACCCAGGAATACACAGTGGTCAATCAGGACCCGAGTATGGCCTTCagcagcctggccagcagggcggcgccaGAGAAGGAGGAATGCTCCATATACTCCTGCCTGTACCAGTTCACAGAAGTGGAGAATCTCACCAAGAGCAACAGTCTGCTTTGCGTGACATGCAGCAAGTGCCAGACCAAGCCAGCAGATG GCGCCCGGAAGAAGGTGTACACAGACGGCCTGAAGCAGATGCTAGTCTCATTGCTTCCTCCTGTCCTCACACTGCACCTGAAGAGGTTCCAGCAG GTCGGGTACAGTGTCTGTAAGGTGAACCGACATGTCCATTTCCCACAAATTCTGGACTTGGCGCCGTTCTGCTCGGTGAACTGCAAG AACCTGGCTGAGGGAGTGACGCAGGTGCTCTATGCCCTCTATGGCGTGGTGGAGCACAGCGGGACCATGCGGTCGGGACACTACACCGCCTACGTCAAAGCCCGGCTGTCCAGCCAGAGCGCCGCGGTGAACGGCCTAACCGCACGAG gtGATCCCGAACCAGAGAAAGGATCCTGGTACCACATCAGCGACACTAGTATTCAGCCCGTCCCAGAAAGCAAAGTGCAGAGCTCCCAAGCCTACCTCCTGTTCTATGAGAGGATCTCTTAA
- the rwdd2b gene encoding RWD domain-containing protein 2B, whose product MEGREEAEVQISEIDLLGSMFPSEEELVIVDQLALAELRDYAEGRSSSRPSSAPQIVIRQKVESGSETQVIVTISCTYVSGYPNVLPEITLRCPELNRAQLSQLHRDLMSHLAENSRQEVCVLAAVEWIRDHAHLYIAQSAPSSTPQKEPLLSSTAWEVFTRLWIYSHHIYNKSKRKNMLDWASELGLSGFSMPGKPGVVCVEGLQPACEEFWARVKCLTWKRIMIRHREDVPLKGRGDDLQDALSSLCKFAGFEEAIFDPHGSRGNHMDLGQLYQFLSDKGCGDVFQMYFGIEGR is encoded by the exons ATGGAAGGAAGAGAGGAAGCTGAAGTCCAGATATCTGAGATAGATTTGCTGGGTAGTATGTTCCCCAGTGAGGAGGAGTTGGTAATAGTTGACCAGCTGGCACTGGCTGAGCTGAGGGACTATGCAGAAGGCAGGAGCAGCTCGCGCCCTTCATCGGCTCCGCAGATCGTGATCCGTCAGAAGGTGGAATCTGGCAGCGAGACTCAG GTGATTGTTACAATTTCTTGTACGTACGTGTCAGGGTATCCCAATGTCTTGCCAGAAATTACTCTCAG ATGTCCAGAATTGAATAGAGCCCAGCTGAGCCAGCTTCACAGAGACCTGATGTCTCACCTGGCAGAGAACTCTAGGCAGGAGGTGTGCGTCCTAGCCGCTGTGGAGTGGATCCGTGATCACGCTCACCTCTACATTGCCCAGAGCGCCCCCTCCAGCACGCCTCAGAAGGAGCCTCTGCTTTCCAGCACGGCGTGGGAGGTGTTCACTAGGCTGTGGATTTACAGTCACCACATCTACAATAAGAGCAAGAGGAAGAACATGCTGGACTGGGCGAGCGAGCTGGGCTTGTCCGGATTCAGCATGCCCGGAAAACCCGGGGTTGTGTGTGTCGAGGGACTGCAGCCAGCTTGCGAGGAATTCTGGGCCAG GGTTAAATGTTTAACCTGGAAGAGAATAATGATCAGGCACAGAGAGGACGTACCGCTGAAGGGTCGAGGTGACGATCTACAGGATGCCCTCAGCTCTCTTTGCAAATTTGCTGGCTTTGAGGAAGCCATATTTGACCCCCATGGGAGCAGAGGGAATCACATGGACCTTGGACAGCTCTACCAGTTCCTTAGCGATAAGGGCTGTGGGGATGTGTTTCAAATGTATTTTGGGATTGAGGGGAGGTAG
- the usp16 gene encoding ubiquitin carboxyl-terminal hydrolase 16 isoform X1, whose translation MGKKRKEKRDNEIFDHTDVSCTHIRKGIDKNFLKKTSQLLNWNTCQDCGDESGTEEATVEDQEHAGAPVIWVCLRCGHRGCGRTSENQHAIKHYEKPHSDTHCLVLGLENWSVWCYLCDDEVQYSSTGQLAQLVGNVKKQAVSEPSRSATQKKVTEEPRVSEVEQSASVENPAAETKTVTQRKGGRRDGGDRNGQKVLAGSAGSSLSVRGLSNLGNTCFFNAVVQNLSQTRLFRKVLKDILDDKPTVSITPDTSTKLEPISIQLEQPGSLTVAMSNLLNEIQETEKSVITPKDLFTQVCKKAARFKGFQQQDSQELLRYLLDGMRAEETKRYSLGISAALKTSGKDAESEELKKMIKEYEKNGAPKNFVDQVFGGELTSTVMCKECKTVSLVTEIFLDLSLPVSDEAYRKKNQKKVTQKPGEDRKPDSTMPAAHMDDDALSGVGSKYQQKKAKKQAKRQAKNQRRQQKLSGKTLFTSEDLPEPKEGEGGALQREGGEPEAEEPGERPGETGNSENTEEQLESDDPPRGAVLEPETVTVSSAKNPFEALSEDPDMGEENEDGGETNEGETNEGDDLAEELHSLSLNTAFVTPDDVELDLEDGDPPVNTQEYTVVNQDPSMAFSSLASRAAPEKEECSIYSCLYQFTEVENLTKSNSLLCVTCSKCQTKPADGARKKVYTDGLKQMLVSLLPPVLTLHLKRFQQVGYSVCKVNRHVHFPQILDLAPFCSVNCKDFTLYSQNLAEGVTQVLYALYGVVEHSGTMRSGHYTAYVKARLSSQSAAVNGLTARGDPEPEKGSWYHISDTSIQPVPESKVQSSQAYLLFYERIS comes from the exons ATGGGGAAAAAGAGAAAGGAGAAGAGAGATAATGAGATATTTGACCACACAG ATGTATCCTGTACCCACATCCGCAAGGGAATAGACAAGAACTTTCTGAAGAAAACCTCACAGCTTTTAAACTGGAACACCTGTCAGGACTGTGGTGATGAGTCAGGAACTGAAGAGGCCACGGTGGAGGACCAGGAGCATGCCGGAGCCCCCGTGATCTGGGTCTGCCTGCGGTGTGGCCATCGG GGATGCGGGAGGACCTCTGAGAATCAGCACGCCATTAAGCACTATGAGAAGCCCCATTCAGATACACATTGTCTGGTTCTCGGTCTAGAAAACTGGAGCGTGTG GTGCTACCTCTGTGATGATGAAGTCCAATATTCCAGTACTGGGCAGCTGGCTCAGTTGGTGGGCAATGTGAAAAAGCAAGCTGTCTCAGAACCCAGTAGGAGTGCGACCCAGAAGA AAGTGACGGAGGAGCCTAGGGTATCGGAGGTGGAGCAGTCAGCCTCGGTGGAGAATCCTGCTGCTGAGACCAAGACGGTCACGCAGAGgaaaggtgggaggagagatggAGGGGACCGGAATGGCCAGAAGGTCCTCGCAGGAAGCGCTGGCTCCTCACTCTCGGTCAGAGGCCTCAGTAACCTTGGAAACACCTGCTTCTTTAACGCCGTCGTTCAG AACCTCTCCCAGACTCGACTCTTCAGGAAGGTCCTTAAAGATATCCTGGATGATAAACCTACGGTTTCCATAACGCCGGACACCTCCACCAAGCTG GAGCCTATATCGATCCAGTTGGAACAACCGGGATCGCTCACCGTAGCCATGTCCAATCTGCTGAATGAGATCCAGGAGACCGAGAAGAGTGTGATCACTCCCAAGGACCTTTTCACGCAGGTTTGCAAAAA ggcGGCCAGGTTCAAGGGCTTCCAGCAGCAGGACAGTCAGGAGCTGCTGCGATACCTCCTGGATGGCATGAGGGCCGAGGAGACGAAG AGGTATAGTTTGGGGATTTCTGCAGCTTTGAAAACCTCTGGAAAAGACGCAGAATCTGAAGAACTGAAGAAGATGATCAAAG AGTATGAAAAGAATGGAGCCCCAAAGAACTTTGTGGACCAGGTGTTTGGCGGAGAGCTGACCAGCACAGTTATGTGTAAAGAGTGTAAAACG GTGTCCCTGGTGACTGAGATATTTCTTGACTTATCACTGCCTGTGTCAGATGAG GCCTACAGGAAGAAGAATCAGAAGAAGGTGACGCAGAAACCTGGTGAGGACAGGAAGCCAGACTCCACCATGCCAGCTGCGCACATGGATGACGATGCCCTCTCCGGCGTGGGCAGCAAGTATCAGCAGAAGAAGGCTAAGAAGCAGGCGAAGAGGCAGGCGAAG AACCAAAGGCGACAGCAGAAACTGTCAGGAAAGACACTCTTCACCAGCGAAGATTTACCTGAACCCAAAGAGGGGGAAGGGGGTGCTTTgcagagggaggggggagagccTGAGGCAGAGGAGCCTGGGGAACGACCTGGGGAAACTGGAAACTCAGAAAACACTGAAGAGCAGCTGGAATCTGACGATCCTCCAAGGGGCGCTGTTTTAGAACCCGAAACAGTTACTGTGTCTTCTGCCAAAAACCCCTTCGAGGCACTGTCCGAAGATCCAGACATGGGGGAGGAGAACGAGGATGGGGGAGAAACCAACGAGGGAGAAACCAACGAGGGAGACGATCTGGCGGAGGAGCTCCACTCTCTCTCCCTGAACACGGCCTTCGTTACCCCCGATGACGTGGAGCTGGACTTGGAGGATGGGGATCCACCTGTCAACACCCAGGAATACACAGTGGTCAATCAGGACCCGAGTATGGCCTTCagcagcctggccagcagggcggcgccaGAGAAGGAGGAATGCTCCATATACTCCTGCCTGTACCAGTTCACAGAAGTGGAGAATCTCACCAAGAGCAACAGTCTGCTTTGCGTGACATGCAGCAAGTGCCAGACCAAGCCAGCAGATG GCGCCCGGAAGAAGGTGTACACAGACGGCCTGAAGCAGATGCTAGTCTCATTGCTTCCTCCTGTCCTCACACTGCACCTGAAGAGGTTCCAGCAG GTCGGGTACAGTGTCTGTAAGGTGAACCGACATGTCCATTTCCCACAAATTCTGGACTTGGCGCCGTTCTGCTCGGTGAACTGCAAG GATTTCACTCTTTATTCCCAGAACCTGGCTGAGGGAGTGACGCAGGTGCTCTATGCCCTCTATGGCGTGGTGGAGCACAGCGGGACCATGCGGTCGGGACACTACACCGCCTACGTCAAAGCCCGGCTGTCCAGCCAGAGCGCCGCGGTGAACGGCCTAACCGCACGAG gtGATCCCGAACCAGAGAAAGGATCCTGGTACCACATCAGCGACACTAGTATTCAGCCCGTCCCAGAAAGCAAAGTGCAGAGCTCCCAAGCCTACCTCCTGTTCTATGAGAGGATCTCTTAA